The DNA window AATATCAAGCAGCCGCTAACAACGTGATTGCAGGCAAAGTGATTCCTATTGCTGCCGCTTAATCTGTTAGTATTTGATTAAATAAAAAAGACGGTTGCGAAACCGTCTTTTTTTATGCCCGCTTGTTTTAGAACTAACCTGAGTTTTGCGAGTTTTATAAAATAAAACAGAGACCTGCTAGGTTTTGAAAACCTAGCAGGTCTTTTTTTGTCTGAATCAGAATTCACAGAATTTTCAAAATTAGCAGGATTCGCATTAATTTCTTGGTTTTAAGGGGTTTAAATTCTGTTAATTCTGAAAATTCTGTGAATTCTGATTCAGACAAATACTTGTCTTTTTAAAAAAATCTCGCCGAACTCAGGTTAGAACTAGCAATCTTTTTTTAGCTGAATCAAGATTTTCAAAACGAAAAGCTTCTAATACAACAGACCATGCAACAACATTTTTAATACTGTTCCCACAATTGCCCCATAAGCGGCAGGCTTTAATACTGAAGCAACCCGCTGTCCTGCGGAAATCAAAATAGCCACACCCGCCACATCAAACGGACTAATTAATAAGCCTGCCATTCGATTTAATTCTGTAACAGTAATCGCATTTTGATGCAGTGCGTCCACACTAACGCCCATCATCGCTGTACCACCTGCAATATATTTGGTAATGATTAATAAAACCGAATTACTGGGATAATTAATCAGTGCAAAAACAGGTGCTAATAAGGTTTCTAATATGCCCATAACGCCGACCGTTTGCAAAATATTGACGAATAACAAGGCAAGAATCAGCATCGGAATGGAGGCAACGGCAATTTCAAAGGCTTCGCGCCCTGCGCGATTAATCACTTGTAAAACGCCTTTAACATTTGCTGCTTGTGGATGGTTTAAATTCGGTTCTGGCGGTTCGATTTCGTTGGGTAAATGACGCGCGAATACATGATAAGTCATTGCCGCGCTGAATAATCCCGCTAATAGTGAGATTAAAATCGTTGTGCCGACGTGTAAGCCAAATGTTGCCATAGGAAACGTGACGTTTGCCTGTGCCATCGTGAATACCATTGCAAGCGTTGCTGCGATATGACGGCGCGATGTGCCACTTCTATCCATCATTGTGAGCGTTGCAAGCGGTGCGGCAAAGCTCACAAATAAAGTTTGAATTAAGGCAAAAATCCCTAATCCAGGAATGCCTAGCGGATGCAAAATAGGGCTTATCCAGTTGACAATACGGTCTAAAATGTTTTCTGCCTCTAATAAGCGCATAATCGTCAACATCACGACCATGACAGGCAATAAAACGAATAACGCTAACTCTACGCCAGCTTTACCCGATTTTAAAATTAACGCGGCAATTTCTTCCATAAGTTTGTGCAACAAGTTATCGGTAAAATGAAAAATCTTATTTTGGGCGTACTAAATAAGTCAGGTTTTAAACAGGTAAAACCTGACTTATTTAGTCTCCTAAATTTTACTCTCTCTTTAGCCCAATAGAAGATTTTTTAAAGCACTATAGTAAACCGTACTATAAAGTGATTTGAATCTAGGACTGGTAGTCCTTCGCATCGTTTTATAGTGTGTTTACTATACATTCAGGTTTGCCTACATAATCAAGCGATAACCAACCCCTGTTTCTGTCACAATAAAACGCGGTTGAGCGGGGTCATCTTCTAATTTCTGGCGTAAATGACTCATATACACCCGTAAATAATGACTACTTTGCGTATGTGTCCCACCCCACACTTCACGCAATAATTGGCGATGGGTTAAAACCCGCCCTGCTTGGGTGATTAAACTGTTTAATAAACGGTACTCAATGGGGGTTAAATGCACATCTACGCCTTGTTTTTGTACAACTCGCGCCGCTAAATCCACTTTTATATCGCCAAACTGAAACACGGTTTCTTTATTGCTAATACCTTGACGACGGGCATTAGCGCGAATTCTGGCTAATAATTCTGCAATACCAAAAGGTTTACTTAAGTAATCATCTGCCCCCGCATCTAATGCCGTTACTTTATCGAGTTCATGCACGCGGGCTGATAAGACAATAATCGGCTGTGCTGACCATTGGCGAAAAGCGCGAATAAAATCCATTCCGTCGCCATCAGGTAAGCCTAAATCTAAGATAATTAAGTCAGGTTGACGGGTTGTAGCTTCAATTAAGCCTTGTTTAGCGGAAGCCGTTTCATGAACTTGCCAGCCTTCGCCTTGAAGCGCGAGGCGTACAAAATGGCGAATTTGTGGCTCGTCTTCAATCAATAAAATCGTCAGGTTCATGGGGCATATCCAACGGGGTAAGCGGTAACGTGATACAAAACACCGCGCCATGGGGTTGGCGATTGTGCGCGGTAATCGTGCCATGATGTGCATTAATAATAGCGCGACAGATACTTAAGCCTAAACCAATGCCACTTGTCGCAGATTCATTAAAGCCACGGGTAAATTTTTCGAATAAGGTTTCACTGTGTTCAGTGGGCAATCCTGTCCCATTGTCGGCTATTTCTATCTGCATTTGATGGTAATTTGCTTGGGCAGTGATGTCGATTTGTGCGGTTTCGGGGGTGTATTTCGCGGCATTTTCTAGCAAGTTGATAAAAACACGCTCAATCAGTACAGCATCACAAGTTAGTAGTGGTAAATCAGATGGAAGACTGATACAAATGCGCCGTTTGTTGAGTAAAACCCGCACCGCCCGAATAGCACTACCGATAATTTCTTCTAATACTTGAGGTTCTCTTTGTAAAGTAATTCTGCCCGCTTCTATCCGCGCCATGTCGAGTAAATTATTAACCATATTCGTCATGCGCAAACTGGTTTGATGAATGGCAGCGACTAATTCTTGTTGGGTGTTTGTCAAATGTTCAGGGTGACGGGTGAGAGATTCTGCTAACCCCAATAAAGCCGTTAATGGCGTGCGTAAATCGTGTGAAAGGGCGGATAGTAAAGAATTGCGTAAGCGTTCAGATTCAATATGCACGAGCATATCTTGAGCAACTTCAAGAAAATGTACACGTTCTAAAGCGATAGCAATCACGCTAGCACAGGTTTCTAATTGGCGTAATTGTTCGGGAATCAGCAACCAATGCGCTTGAGCGGGTTGAATGGCGAGAATGCCACGAATGCGCACGGGGGCACGCAGGGGTAAATAGCGGAAAGGATTAGCAGGAAGGGTATTCGTTGCAAAACCAGCCGTTTGATTGTGTTTAAATGCCCATTGAGCGATTCCAATATCTAAGCCCTGTATTTCAGTGGCTTCATTCGGCAAGATAAGTGTTTCATTGGGGTCGGGGAGTAATAACACGACTTGTCCGCCAAAGGTTTTTTTAAGAATAGCAAGACTGATGTCAATGATTTGCTCAGTTTT is part of the Beggiatoa alba B18LD genome and encodes:
- a CDS encoding nucleoside recognition domain-containing protein produces the protein MEEIAALILKSGKAGVELALFVLLPVMVVMLTIMRLLEAENILDRIVNWISPILHPLGIPGLGIFALIQTLFVSFAAPLATLTMMDRSGTSRRHIAATLAMVFTMAQANVTFPMATFGLHVGTTILISLLAGLFSAAMTYHVFARHLPNEIEPPEPNLNHPQAANVKGVLQVINRAGREAFEIAVASIPMLILALLFVNILQTVGVMGILETLLAPVFALINYPSNSVLLIITKYIAGGTAMMGVSVDALHQNAITVTELNRMAGLLISPFDVAGVAILISAGQRVASVLKPAAYGAIVGTVLKMLLHGLLY
- the kdpE gene encoding two-component system response regulator KdpE; its protein translation is MNLTILLIEDEPQIRHFVRLALQGEGWQVHETASAKQGLIEATTRQPDLIILDLGLPDGDGMDFIRAFRQWSAQPIIVLSARVHELDKVTALDAGADDYLSKPFGIAELLARIRANARRQGISNKETVFQFGDIKVDLAARVVQKQGVDVHLTPIEYRLLNSLITQAGRVLTHRQLLREVWGGTHTQSSHYLRVYMSHLRQKLEDDPAQPRFIVTETGVGYRLIM